The genomic DNA GGCAACAGAGCAACCCCCAGACCTCGAACGTCCTGTTCGGCGAGTACAACAAcgttggcgacggcaacTGGACGGACGGCCGTGCCGCTTTCGCAACCAAACTCACCGACGCCCAGGCCGCGCAGTACTCTCTGGAGAACTTCATTGGCAACACTGGCTGGATCGACGCGAAGGCTTATGCTTACACGCCCAGCTACAACCTCACTGGGCCGGCCCATGACCCTGACACTACAACTCCCACTTCCCCGGCTCTGACACACCCCGCGAGCGGAACTGAGCCTCCGGCGGGAGCGGTGCTGGTGGCGGCTGATGGAAGCGTCCCAGGGGCTTTCACCAGTTTGACCGCAGCTCTCGCAAGCCTGCCCTCCGACACGAGCAGTCAAGTTATCTTCATGTACCCCGGGACGTACGACGAACAGGTCCCTTCCATCAACCGGCCCGGCCCCATCATGATCATCGGTTACACTAGCGACGCCCCTGGCAAGAGTTACAAGAACAACCAGGTCACAATCACCCAAGCTCGCGGTCTTTCTGTCAGTCCCGCCCCGGTTGGACACAGCGATGCAGAGACGGCTACGATTGCCACGGCCAGTTCAAAGATCTCTTGGTACAACATCAACCTCGTCAACCGGGACAACCTGGATGGTGCCATTGCCAGCTATGTGACTCTCGCCGCCAGCATCTACGGCGACAAGATTGGTTTCTACGGTTGCTCCTTTGTGGGATGGCAGGACACGCTGCTCACTGGCGCCACGGCGGGTACCCAGTACTATGAGAGCTGCTACATTGACGGCGCCATTGACTTCATCTGGGGCTACTCCAAGGCGTACTTCAAGGGCTGCACCATCGCTGCCAAGCGAGCCAAATCCGCAATCACAGCTCATAGCCGTTCCAGCCTGTCAGCCATGGGCGGCTACATCTTCGACCAGTGTCTCTTCACCGAGGCCGCCACTGCCACCGTTGACCTCAAGGGGCTGGTTTACCTGGGCCGCCCGTACTCTCAGTAtgctctcgtcgtcgtcaagaacaGTTATctcgacgatgtcgtccATCCTGCCGGCTGGAAGATCTGGTCGACATCGGACCCTCGCACCGATCACATCACCTTCGCCGAGTACAACAACACCGGCCCGGGTAGCTGGGAGAACAACGTTGCCGCGCGTCAAGCCTTCCAGAACTGCACCCTGCTCGCGAGCGATGAATATCCTCTGAGCAAGGTCATGCCAAGCACGGACTGGATTGATATGACCTACTGGGACCAGATCCAGACCCCTGAGCCCGAGGTCGTGCCCGTCACCCCGACCACTCCCACAATATACGACGGTACAAAGCCTCCTGCTGGTGCTTTTATCGTGTCCAAGACTCCGATTGAGGGCCAGACTACATACGACACCATTCAAGCCGCACTCAACGCCCTTCCCGCGTCGAGCAAGATCACTTCTACATTGTTCATCTACCCTGGCACATACAACGAGCAGCTGGTCCTGAGCAAGCCGGGAACAACCATTCTGCTCGGCTACAGCTCTGCATCTGGAGACTACTCTCAGAACCAGGTTACcatcagcttcaacaagggCATCGACACACAAGCTGATGCTTCCAACTCCGACTCGGCCACTGTTTACGCGACGGGCAACTATCTGCAAGCAGTGAACATCAACTTTGCCAACACTTTTGGCACTACTTCCAAgtgagccccccccccctgtgcCTCCATTTTCGTCTCGACTGATTCATGACTGACCTGTTTACAAAGCTACGCGTCCCTTGGTTTCGGTGTCAAGAGCAGTAAGTACGCCTCGCTGTACGGTTGCCAGGTCTACGGAAACCAGGATAGCTTGCTCATCaacggcttcttcttcgcatCGAACTCGTACATCGAGGGCAACATCGACATGATATGGGGTGCCGGCGCTGGCTATTTCCTCAACAGCACCATCGCCCCGAACCGCGACGGCATTGCCCTCACTGCCAGCAAGCGTGCGACgaacaccaccgccgccggcttcgtgtTCGACCAGTGCACCATCACGCCCGCCAGAGGGGCCCGGTACACGTCCGTATCTCTCGGCAGGCCGTGGAACGCGTACGCTCGCGTCGCTTATGTGGACAGCTATCTTGACTCATGTATCAAGACGGCGGGCTGGGACCAATGGACCAAGACCGACCCTCGCACGGATGGCGCTGTCTTTGGCGAGTTTGCCAACGACGGACCTGGTTCTGGCTTATCGTCGCGAGCTCCCTTCGCCACCAACCTCACTGCTGAGACCGCTGCCCAGTTTGAGCTTGCAAACTTCTTCGGCGTGACATCGTGGATCAACATGACCCTAGTACCCGCCACGCCGTTCAAGGCTGGTGCTGTCGTTCTGCTGACAACTACCACAGTAGCCAGCACCTCCACTGCTTCAATCACGTCGACCGAGTCTAGCAGCATCCCGATCACGACCACGACCGTCTTCACCACCAAGGTATCTACACTGAAGGGGACCTTGTTCACTTCTATTCAAGGGCCTGATGCCGTTGTAACACTCAAGAGTACCCTGACAATCAACGCGGCGACTACCAtcacccctcctcctgccACCAAGACCTCTGTCGTCAAGTCCACAACTGTCGAACTTGTCACGATTCAAGAGCCGGACACCACTGTCACCCAGAAACGGAGCACGACTATCAACGTTGGCACTACGATTACTCCCGACCCTGTCGTAACCACCTCCACCTTGGTCGCTATCTCAACCCGCACAGAGATTGTCACCCAGCAGGCCAAGCCTCGCACTCTCACGTCTACGATCACCACCACTCGCTGGACCACCAGCACCCCCAAGGTTGTAACTACCACTCAGGTCATTCGCACCACACAGCTTGTCACCAAGACCACAACCCCCAAGCCGGTTACCATCAAGAAGACTGAGACGCAGACtattggcgacggcggcgcaaCGACTGTCACGGCCAAGTCTCTTGTCACTACTGTCATAGTTTACACGACCACTACCAGTGTTGCGAAGAAGACGACTACGATCAAGTGCATCCCCACTAATGGTCTGAACGAGAGATCACTTGAAGAGTTCGAGGTCAGCGCCATGGACACCGCGGCCGAATACCTCGAGGCTCGAGCCATCGGCGACAGGACGGTGACTGTCACCATCCTTTCCACCTTCAGCACCGACATAAAGACCTCGACAATCACCTTGCCTGGTAGCACCGCAACGACTGAGCTCGTCACGACCAAGACAGAAGGAAAGGCTATCACGCTGAAGCCTGCGACTATCTTGGAGACCAGCGTGACCGTGCGAACCCTCGCCTCGACGATCACTCTGGCCGGAAACCCTTCCACGACAACCATCATGACAGTGGTCTCCGCCGGCAAGACCACCACGCTCAAGCcgaccaccatcaccgtcgtcgtcggagccACGACAACGGCGGTCGTCAGGTCTACCACGAAGCTGGAGGCCATCACCCAGATCGTAGTTGAGACGCAGACCCACGTGGCCACCAGCACGCTCCCCCAGCAGACCGAGACCGTGACCCGTCGGGAGGACTCGTCGAAGACGCAGACCGTGGTTCTCCCCGTCTCCACGGCGACGATCTGGACGACGGTGCGCTCTACGGTCCGTCCCTCTGCCACCGTCACGGACCGCTCAACAGTCACCAAGACGAAGACCTCGAAAGTTGTCGTTACGGTGACCAGCTGGGCGACCCGGACGAGCAAGGATGCCAAGGCGTGCACAACAGCCTAGAAGGGTTATgacgaggaaggggaggggtggggggggggggtgaaaGATTTCTTATGTTACATGCAAGGCTAATACCTTCTAAATCTTAtcgttttcttcttttctttgcAGCCTTTTCTTGTAATCTCGCGTCCGACTCGAGGCGATTACTCTGCATGTTTATAATTGTGCACAAAGTCACTTATCATTTCAAACTTAATTTCATCTCAATAGTCTCCTTGCCATTCCAGGTAGCCAAATTGATTCAAGAGCATTCATTTTCAACCTATTATCATACTTTCGATCCTACAGTATTGTTCTTGAGGGCATTCTTTGTAGCAACGATGTTCTTGTCTGCTGCCCTCACCGCTGATGTGGCATGACGCTTGATCAAGATGGTAGTTGTGACTGCTACTCGTGAGCCTTTCGCCATTAAGAAAGAAACTTAACTTAAGCCTAATAATTGACGTCCCGGGCCTCTCCTCAGACTCCAAGATCTTGCTTTACTGCATGGTGTGGCGGGACAAGTATGATTTGATCTTGTGTGTCAGCATGTTAGCTAAATAGATCGTCTCTCCTGGAGGATTTCTAACCACACCAATTCGTTGAAGTTGTGGTCCACAAAGATTCCGTACGGAATAACATTGGCTGCAGCAAAACTCAAACGGTTTCGATTCTCAACAAGTTTTCATGTAGGTATGGTAAACCAAACTGTGACAGGCAGAAGAATTTCTTTGACCAAGCAACGGAAAGTTGACGGAGACAAAAGAAAACATAAGATCAGAAAGCATCGTTATAGTAGACAGTCAAGAGCATAGCTTGTAAATGCTCCGATGCTACCAACCACCCCTAAGTGACATGGCCAACAACAAGTTGATAACGGTGGCACAGTAACAACGCCGTTGACTTGAGAAGATGAACGTTCATTGCAGGATTGTCGAGTTTTATAGACCGGGCGGCGTCACCCGCCACACTAGCCGAGAAGTGTGTCCTTACTGCTGGATCTTTTTTGTCTCCAGGATGTCCAAGGAAGAGGTTCAAGTATACCCCTATCACGAGTCATGCATCCATAGAGCCTTCTTGTACCAGTGGAACGCCCGGGGCTCCCTCTTTCACGAGGTCTCCCTCGTGTCGGAGCATCGAATCACCCTCCCTCGGGCCAAGACCTTTAGGATGGAATTTTGATCCTCGGGAAGCCATAAAGGTGGACTGTCGGGCCAACCCAAGCTGAGGCATGGCTGACAGAACAGCTCTTGGCAGAAGGCCCTGGTCCTTGTCTTGAAGACCATTGTGACGCCGTATATGGGGTTGCCGGGTTCAAGAAGTGTCACCGAGTCTGGGCTCTCCAATGCCCACATGGCCTCCATCAATTAAGAACACGGCTAACGATGTACCCCGCACCCATTCACCCCACAATCCCCCAGTCTCTGTCCATTTCGCCGGTTTGCCAAGCAGGGCCGCCAGCTCTTTGGTTCGTTTTCTCCTTCATCGCCGTGTGACCCCATTTGCAAAGGTTGACACAGCCTTCAAGTGCCAAGAGTGCGGGACTTTGGACGAAACGAGGTGTTTCCTGTGCCTGGGTCGCCGTGAAAACTCGGAACGAGGTGCCAGGGGACACAGCACTCTGTCCTCGCCATGAACACGGTGACTATCTCTATTGTGCTCCCTTTGTTGACCCCGACAGGTCGGACTTGAGGCTCGGCTAACATGCCTCCACGATGACATGAGGGACCACTCCGAGCTTTCATGACGGGCACGTCCATGGAATTCCTGTAATCACAACGGCTTGGCGCATGCGTTCCACTCCCAGAACCACGCCGGAAGGATTGGCGTGCCTGATTTCTTTCGTTATTTGTTTATTAGAGTTTCCTTGGGGACCCTTGCGAGGCATTTCTCGAAGCCCGAACCATCAGATGTCGCGCCCTATCACGTAACTCGAACTTGGCACACCCTGTCCCAGAGCCTACACGCGCCGGTGGACGTGCGGAAGACCGGGCCTGTTTGGACTCATCTGGTTCTCCGAGCTCagcgcgggcggcgttcgTTCCGGGTGCCCGATTACGTCTTAAACGTCCGTTCCCCGTTTCCTTTGCCCCGAAGACTTGAGAGAGGAAACTCAGCAGCCAGATTCACTCGTTGCAGCCATTTGAGCAGGCCTCTCTCTTTCACATCAAGATGCAGCCCACAGAGATCATCGCCATCTTGGCCGGAACGTACCAGCTGCTCAACACATCGGCGTAGGTTTCCTCGCAGCACGACCCCAGTCCATGCCGGCAGTAGCCTTTGCTAACGATGTTACGCAGTACGCGCGATGGAGTGCCAGTAGAAGACAGAACGTACGGCTCCAACCCGGTCGGCATTCTTTCCTACAGCAAGTCCGGCTATATGTCGGCCACGATCACATCGACGGACCCCGAGCACCGACCCGCGAACTTGACATTTCCCTTCCAAGACGGCCAGTCCGACGCCGACTGGGCCCAGATCGGCAAGCACAGCATCGGATACGCCGGTCCGTTCTCGCtcaccgacgccatcgaggccaccgccacctccgGCCAGCTCGTCCACGGCCCCCTGACCGTTGCAAACGTTCCTACCATGGTAGGAGTCAGGCAAGTACGCAACTACACGACCTTTGAAAACGGGAACCTGCTCCGCATCTCCTCCCAGAGAGACGGCAGCAACAGGGGCGAGCTTTGGTGGAAGCGGTTGGATTGAGTTGTTGCACATACACAAAGATATCTTCCTCGGTGGAAGGCATTGCCAATGCCAGCAGAAGCCACAATATTCCCAAATGTATTTACGATGAGACAAGGAGCGGAACACGCGCTACCTTGGATATATATACTAGAGGTTCGGATAGATTTGCGATTTTGCGAAACTCATTGGATTGACTAGTTTCTCTGCCAGTGTGAAGGTTCATGTTCATGAAAAATAACGGCTGCAGCAAATGGCCTCCTGTGGTGTCTCAGGTTACCAGCATTCAGGTGAAAGTGAAGGATGCCAGAGTAGAGTCTCTGAATCTTGGTGCTTGGCGTTTGTCGTGCCCTCCAAAGGATGTCTCTTTTGGTTATATAGACTATTGTTTTACTGGAATTCGGCCTGAGTTGACACTCACGCAATCGCTTCCGGACAGCATGGGAAATGAAGAGACCTGAGGCAGAACCAAGGGATATGTATCAGGCCGGGCTGCCTGACCAACGGTCTCAAGCAGGTACAGTCGTATCTTTCACTGGCCTCCGGGATCACTCTACAACAAGGCGTTTCTTGAAGCCTGTAAACAGTTCGCTCGTCGACAACGCCACTGCCCGCAGAACTACTCAAAAGCCTGGTTGGCCAGCCTGTCGGCCTCCGTGTTCTCTTCCCTCGGGATCGGCCAGAACATGAAGTCCAgcccgccatcgtcgccgtacgTCATTTCGTCGAGCCGCTCGTGCAGCGCCTTCAGCGTCTCGAAGTGCGCgacccggcggccgcgggcggTCATCCCCTCGTTCTCGATCCAGTCCCCGATCCACAGCGACATGGCGTGGGCGAGGTACTCCGAGTCCGTCGCGATCGTGATATGCCTCAGGGAGTAGTCGCGGCGCGTGATCTCGTGGAGGGCGTCGAGCGCCTGGGCCagggcctcgatctcggcgcgCGAGCTGGTCTGCGGGAGGTCCGGCGCGAGCAGGCCGCAGCGGTTATACTGGGACCCGGGGCCGAAGTAGACGCCCCACGAACCCCGGGCCGCGCGGGCCCCGTTGTCCCGGCAGGCGCCGTCGATGTAGACGACGAGGGATCCGGGGTCGGGTACGACGCGTTTTATTTGCCACGAGTACATCTGGAGGCCGAAGACTTGCTTCCGGGGGTCGTAAACGACGAGTTCTGATCTTGGTACCAGCCTGTGCGGGTCGCTGGCGCGGTGCTCAAAGAGCCGGCTCCCctggccatcgtcatcgtcgtagcccatcatcatcttgCCGAGCTTGCTTAGGCGGTGATTGGGTAGGTGTGATGTATTATGTTGGTCCTTGTCAAATATCTGCTGTCGATCAGATATATGGACATGTGGAGGTGGCCGTGTCTCGTAACTTACGGGCTTCTCTTCTCTAGTCGACCCTGATTGCGAGAAGATACCAAACTCTCGTATGATGATCCGTAAGTACTGGGGATGCTTAAGTTATCTGGTAATGCAATTCGTCTGGATATGTTGAGACTGTGGACAGACATCAATCCCACGTCTCCAGCAATGGTTGACGAAAAGAGGGGGAAGCCAAGTACATCTCAGGGCAGGTTTGACCTCCAGAGTGCGGATAAAAGTAgttccttttttttttccttttctaTTTCTTGATCATTTGGTTTAGCCAGACTTTCATCTCTGCTCATATCGGTAATTATGGCAGGCTGACCATAGAAATGGAGGCTCTAGCGGCGCATTCGCTGAACTCATGTCTCACACGTCGCACCAATAACACATCCGCGTCCTTTTCTCTGAGTTATTCTTGATATCGCGTCGTACTTTTCTCGCCCTTCATATCGTGCCCACATTAACACCACTACCTACCCATTTTGTGTAAAATCTGCTGGCTGCCCCATCGCCCTCAGATAAACATCTGTGCTACCGCCAGCAGGACGAGCACGAGACCCGGCAGCAGCACCGTCAGCATCAACTCCTCCATCGCCAGTTCGGTGCTGGGCGAGACCAGGCTCAGGGGGAAGCGTGGCGGGAAcgcgcggcgtcgccgttcCACCGTCTCCATGAGGTGTTTCGGCACGTTGGGAATATCGATGGTCAACCGGTGGTCGGTCCTGCTGGCGTCGTGATGGACGTAGAGCGTCTGCAGGTCCGGGTCGTACGACCACTCGCCCCCGCTGACCTTGACTTGGATGCCGCGCCCAGCATAGTGATAGTTGGGCACAAATACCTCGGTCGTCCGCGACTTGTCCGACTTTTTCTTCCCTGTATGGTCCGCGTCAGGGGTCTCTGTCACCCATTCAAACTCGTAATGCAGGGTTCGGGAGTCCCAGTCCGACCGTAGGGGCCGTCCGGCAACCTTGACGGCATAGGGCCGGATGATGACGTCCAGCACTCTGCCCCCGCGGTAcatctcgtcctcctcgtggGCCTCGTTGGCGTAGTCGGGGAGGATGTGGCCGGGCCTGGCTTCGGtgttgccgttgacgacAGAGAAGTCCTCCATGTTCCAGCCGTCGCCGTGCTCAACGCGGTTGTCGGGGTTGTAGTTCCACAGCGTGAAGGCGACCTGGTTGTCCTCCATGGCCGAGATAAGGGCGTGCATCAGCTCGCGCTGCTTGTCGTAGTCGCCGGTCTTGaacgccgcgccgccgttgatgtCGAAAGAGatgccgacctcgccgatgaGGGCCGGGACGTGGCCGCCCAACGACTTTTTCCCGTACTTCAGGATATTGGAAAGCTGAAGGCGGTAGTTTTTCCGCAGTGCCTTCGCGCCGAAGTAGAGCGCCTTGAGTATGAACATGCCTCTCGACGCACCCTGCACGTTGACGCTCATCCACGAGTGGTGTTTGCTGAACAAGACGTTGAGGTCGTAGAAGTGAGGCGCAAACACGAGGTTTCCCGGCCGCTGGGTGTCGATTATGGTTTTGGTCGCATACGTCTGCTTCTGCGCCGACTCGTCCGCTTTGTCCCCTTGCCCGATCCAGGGCGGCATGAACTCGTTCGGTATGGGCTCAAAgaagcagaactggcgagGGGATTTGCGGGAGACGCGGTCAGAGAAGCGCTTCAGGAACGGGCCGTAGAAGTCTCTGTACCACTCGATAGGTTTCCCTTCGCTGCCCGGCCGGTGGTCCACCTCGAAGTAGTTCTTCTGCAGCACTTTCGGGCCTTTCTTCGTCTCGTCCCATTCCCAAACACCGTGAGCGCGCCAGACACACTCGCCCAGGCCGTAGTTCTGAGGCTTCGCAGCGTCTGGCTTCGCAGTCAACCAAGCCGATCTTCCCTTGGGGTCGACGAGAGTTCGGTGCGAGACGCGAGTTGGGAACGGCCACGACTTCACGTAGTAATCCACCTCCTGGGCGTAGCCGCTGGCGAGCGCAAGAGCTTGCGTCAGCGACGGGTAATATCCGATGTGGAGGTCGGTGTCATA from Colletotrichum higginsianum IMI 349063 chromosome 3, whole genome shotgun sequence includes the following:
- a CDS encoding Pectinesterase; the protein is MVVIVPLVLLGLCAWSAAQEGSRDSTSVSHVSTCKTRAALIPSAASQANAARTPLLAANSSSAAVTVALDGTGRYTNINSAILYAQTNNVATVTVKAGTYTETISIQATAAVTIVGETATSGSSYSDNLVTITNGGGDSSPVTFVTSTSKGVTWRNINFVNSNAASAAGIISLRGSRNAFYSCQFTAAGQVGFTGSQASGIIANSYIQAADKAIYSYGSLYIYRTIITATNNNALLVYNKGAADSTGKQYNSTVVFDTCQVIQKPGSTNTNVFLAAANGAGSVVVYRDTSIASFVARTGVHVDATTQDSAFRNAYIESGTTGPGSYANNAAARSAYVSLVTDVTGLAPYDVSVFFSNVYPAVVVSDVADWVDATILASIGTRSTPESAYSSTTISQDSSTSSNVATTDTPSTSAVISTFSATSSPPTVVVSNTTSSTAAQSTTATSLGTSYNVTATSEVSSTSETTISSSAVTTTGAASCLPSSVPPTALIVGPAGSSCATHNSIAAAIADLPADTTTQHIYILAGTYTEKVSLVRTGTTIIRGETDNALSSSSNKVTIQNASGVLSSAGNSAGTATFSANKYEAKLVSFYNINFENNYPAQTNYIALAAYSKGTKVAFYSCNVRSSQGSLYLDYGNVFFSGGRIEGTTEFVWGIGVGYFYNSVIVSTDTAVGQSIAAHRYQNAYGGSQLVFDGCAVVPSGKTVSQQSVYLGRDYSANAQVAYLNSYLDAHIYAAGWKINNAATFTGTFAEANNTGPGASALGRASAVRILSDTSAYTMKKILGDDSWLDSAAIAPQQAWPGSVYAAATTTSSNATTTTAANSTVVTTTTSSASNTFTVAPSPAGGEYGTVSSAVAALPADGKEYTIFIKAGTYVEQASITRRGKVTLRGETPFENDFTQNTVLISFSRGVSTSLGQNQDTPVVNWKNTNGDGLALYNINFTNTYPQQPSTAALAGNFFGTNMAAYGCAFNGFQDTLLVNQGVQVFSNSYIEGSVDFIWGYSKAYFRQCYVASNTPNTYIAAQNRPNADWAGGFVFDKSVITYTSSYGSNFGTTFLGRPWSQYAITVYMNSFLDKHIAPAGWSVWQQSNPQTSNVLFGEYNNVGDGNWTDGRAAFATKLTDAQAAQYSLENFIGNTGWIDAKAYAYTPSYNLTGPAHDPDTTTPTSPALTHPASGTEPPAGAVLVAADGSVPGAFTSLTAALASLPSDTSSQVIFMYPGTYDEQVPSINRPGPIMIIGYTSDAPGKSYKNNQVTITQARGLSVSPAPVGHSDAETATIATASSKISWYNINLVNRDNLDGAIASYVTLAASIYGDKIGFYGCSFVGWQDTLLTGATAGTQYYESCYIDGAIDFIWGYSKAYFKGCTIAAKRAKSAITAHSRSSLSAMGGYIFDQCLFTEAATATVDLKGLVYLGRPYSQYALVVVKNSYLDDVVHPAGWKIWSTSDPRTDHITFAEYNNTGPGSWENNVAARQAFQNCTLLASDEYPLSKVMPSTDWIDMTYWDQIQTPEPEVVPVTPTTPTIYDGTKPPAGAFIVSKTPIEGQTTYDTIQAALNALPASSKITSTLFIYPGTYNEQLVLSKPGTTILLGYSSASGDYSQNQVTISFNKGIDTQADASNSDSATVYATGNYLQAVNINFANTFGTTSNYASLGFGVKSSKYASLYGCQVYGNQDSLLINGFFFASNSYIEGNIDMIWGAGAGYFLNSTIAPNRDGIALTASKRATNTTAAGFVFDQCTITPARGARYTSVSLGRPWNAYARVAYVDSYLDSCIKTAGWDQWTKTDPRTDGAVFGEFANDGPGSGLSSRAPFATNLTAETAAQFELANFFGVTSWINMTLVPATPFKAGAVVLLTTTTVASTSTASITSTESSSIPITTTTVFTTKVSTLKGTLFTSIQGPDAVVTLKSTLTINAATTITPPPATKTSVVKSTTVELVTIQEPDTTVTQKRSTTINVGTTITPDPVVTTSTLVAISTRTEIVTQQAKPRTLTSTITTTRWTTSTPKVVTTTQVIRTTQLVTKTTTPKPVTIKKTETQTIGDGGATTVTAKSLVTTVIVYTTTTSVAKKTTTIKCIPTNGLNERSLEEFEVSAMDTAAEYLEARAIGDRTVTVTILSTFSTDIKTSTITLPGSTATTELVTTKTEGKAITLKPATILETSVTVRTLASTITLAGNPSTTTIMTVVSAGKTTTLKPTTITVVVGATTTAVVRSTTKLEAITQIVVETQTHVATSTLPQQTETVTRREDSSKTQTVVLPVSTATIWTTVRSTVRPSATVTDRSTVTKTKTSKVVVTVTSWATRTSKDAKACTTA
- a CDS encoding glycoside hydrolase family 5 protein is translated as MADKYAAQDLSDAALGGPIGLKDGYFIDGHGRTLTLHGLNVSGASKLPTEPNGLSHLTDGFFEHRTVTFVGRPFPLQDAPLHFRRLRAWGLPLVRLLVTWESLGHAGPDPETDLDFEYIDYLRQLIELMPKYGIKCFVCAHQDVWSRFSGGSGAPGWTFEVAGLDVEAFTDTGAAYVHGQDELRRANAPVNEKEPSGPFVWPSGYQKLAASTMATLFWAGDALAPNLRCPRPQSSAKGDTVSVREYLQHAFVEAFGRLADEVSGLEACVGFEPLNEPHRGLINLHGFDGWNYDTDLHIGYYPSLTQALALASGYAQEVDYYVKSWPFPTRVSHRTLVDPKGRSAWLTAKPDAAKPQNYGLGECVWRAHGVWEWDETKKGPKVLQKNYFEVDHRPGSEGKPIEWYRDFYGPFLKRFSDRVSRKSPRQFCFFEPIPNEFMPPWIGQGDKADESAQKQTYATKTIIDTQRPGNLVFAPHFYDLNVLFSKHHSWMSVNVQGASRGMFILKALYFGAKALRKNYRLQLSNILKYGKKSLGGHVPALIGEVGISFDINGGAAFKTGDYDKQRELMHALISAMEDNQVAFTLWNYNPDNRVEHGDGWNMEDFSVVNGNTEARPGHILPDYANEAHEEDEMYRGGRVLDVIIRPYAVKVAGRPLRSDWDSRTLHYEFEWVTETPDADHTGKKKSDKSRTTEVFVPNYHYAGRGIQVKVSGGEWSYDPDLQTLYVHHDASRTDHRLTIDIPNVPKHLMETVERRRRAFPPRFPLSLVSPSTELAMEELMLTYLRIIIREFGIFSQSGSTREEKPIFDKDQHNTSHLPNHRLSKLGKMMMGYDDDDGQGSRLFEHRASDPHRLVPRSELVVYDPRKQVFGLQMYSWQIKRVVPDPGSLVVYIDGACRDNGARAARGSWGVYFGPGSQYNRCGLLAPDLPQTSSRAEIEALAQALDALHEITRRDYSLRHITIATDSEYLAHAMSLWIGDWIENEGMTARGRRVAHFETLKALHERLDEMTYGDDGGLDFMFWPIPREENTEADRLANQAFE